In Tripterygium wilfordii isolate XIE 37 chromosome 15, ASM1340144v1, whole genome shotgun sequence, one DNA window encodes the following:
- the LOC119979828 gene encoding uncharacterized protein LOC119979828, with translation QEFLKIIRQSEYMIVDQLKKTPAKISILELIMSSEPHRQVLMRMLNQAYVSDKVPTDSFNGIVGNVLASHLLSFTEDDIPPDGMGHNKALHISAMCRGKELASILVDNGSSLNILPKETFEKLPIDRSYLKQVPMVVRAFDGTRREIMGEIEIPLQVASVTFNVPFVVMDISPTYSCLLGRPWIHTAGAVPSSLHQMLKFVHDGRVYIVKGQSEWMVASLEEIEILPEMLRLVNQEEKIIQPRQEVTEVVNLGTKTEKKEVKVGAAFEGENKKKLIDLLHNYQDVFAWSYQDMPGLDTSIVVHKLPLIPECTPVKQKLRRLKADMLLKIRDEVKKQFDAGFLAVARYPEWVANIVPVPKKDGKVRMCVDYRDLNRASPKDNFPLPHIDVLVDNTARHSTFSFMDGFSGYNQIKMAPEDREKTTFITLWGTFCYKVMPFGLKNAGATYQRAMVTLFHDMMHREVEVYVDDMIAKSKEGEDHIVNLQKLFDRLRKHQLKLNPAKCTFGATSGKLLGFIVSRKGIEVDPDKVKAILEMPPPRTEKEVRGFLGRLNYIARFISQLTATCEPIFKLLRKSNSTEWNEDCQIAFEKIKQYLKSPPVLMPPVAGRPLILYLTVSDSSMGCVLGQHDSSGRIEHAIYYLSKKFTSCEANYSMLEKTCCSLVWAAHRLRQYMLYHTTWLISRMDPIKYIFEKPSLSGRIAKWQMLLSEYDILYVTQKAIKGSAIADYLADGAIDDTQSMDLKFPDIDVMTVSIEGGNQKDLAKWTMLFDGASNIMGCGIGAVLISPDENIIPFTAKLYFECTNNVAEYEACTMGIQAAIDMRIRRLQVYGDSQLVIRQLNDEWETKDDKLIPYYQHIKKLVKFFDWIEFDHIHREENQIADALATLAAMFDVDPKGEVQLIKIEKREIRGYCSNLEGEPDGKPWYHDIQQYIEKKAYPSGASENDKCTIRRLAGSFFLSGNVLYKRNDGIVFLRCVDVAEAKQIMEEIHEGICGTHSNGYAMARKIIRAGYYWLTMERDCISYANRCHKCQIYADRTHVPVNPLHVLTSPWPFSMWGLDVIGPIEPKASNGHRFILVAIDYFTKWVEAASYSNVTSSVVVRFLRKEIVCRYGVPERIITDNGTNFNSKMVKDFCDQFKIYHHNSTPYRPKMNGAVEAANKNIKKIIGKMTENYKDWHEKIPFALYGYRTSIQTSTGETPFSLVYGMEAVLPIEMEIPSLRVVLEAGLEESEWTRMRYEQLNLIEERRLGAICKGQLYQRRLMKAHNKKVRPHSFREGDLVLKMILPPQKDHRGKWTPNYEGPYVVKKAFEGGALILTRMDGEELPNPVNADAIKK, from the exons caggagttcctgaaaattattcggcagagtgagtacatgatagtggatcaattgaagaaaacccctgcaaagatttcgatcttggagttgataatgagttctgaaccgcatcgacaagtcttgatgagaatgttaaatcaggcgtatgtatcagacaaggttcctacagactcttttaatggcattgtgggaaatgtgttggcctctcatttgttgtcctttactgaagatgatattccccctgatgggatggggcacaacaaagctttgcatatttcagccatgtgtcgtggaaaggaattagcaagtatcttggtggataatgggtcatccctcaatattttaccgaaggagacttttgaaaagctgccgattgacagatcttatttaaagcaagtgccgatggtggtgagggcattcgacggaacacgtagagagattatgggagaaattgaaatacctttacaggttgcaagcgtaactttcaatgtaccatttgtggtaatggatatctcaccaacctacagttgcctgttgggacgaccttggattcacactgcaggagccgttccctcatcattgcatcagatgctcaagtttgttcatgatggaagggtttatatagtaaagggccagtcagaatggatggttgctagtttg gaagaaattgagattttacccgAAATGTTAAGActagtcaatcaagaggagaaaataatacagccacgtcaagaggtaacagaagttgttaatttgggaactaaaacggagaaaaaggaggttaaggtaggagctgccttcgaaggagaaaacaagaagaaattgatagatttattgcataattaccaggatgtctttgcatggtcttatcaggatatgcccggtcttgatacaagtatagttgttcacaagttgccattaattccagaatgtactccagtgaaacaaaagttgaggagattaaaggcagatatgcttttgaaaataagagatgaagtgaagaaacagtttgacgctggttttttagcagtggctagataccctgaatgggtggcaaatattgtacctgttcccaagaaggatggaaaagtgcggatgtgtgtcgattatagagatctcaatcgtgcaagcccgaaggataattttccacttccccatatcgatgttttagtggataatacagctagacattcaactttctctttcatggatggattttcgggttacaatcagatcaagatggcaccagaggatcgtgagaagacgacttttattaccctctggggaaccttttgctataaagtcatgccgtttggtctgaagaatgccggtgctacttatcaacgagccatggtcactttgtttcatgacatgatgcatagagaagttgaagtatatgtcgatgatatgatagcaaaatccaaagaaggtgaagatcatattgtgaatctccaaaagttgtttgatcgattaaggaagcatcaattgaagttgaatccagctaagtgcacatttggggcaacctcggggaagttattaggttttattgtaagcaggaaaggaattgaggtagatcctgataaagtgaaggcgatcttggagatgccaccccctcggacagaaaaggaagttaggggtttcttgggaaggttaaattacattgccagattcatttcacagttgacagctacttgtgaacctatctttaaattattgcgtaagagtaactctactgagtggaacgaagattgtcagattgcattcgaaaagatcaagcaatacttgaaaagtcctccagtgttgatgcctcctgtagctggcaggccgcttattctctatttgactgtctcagatagttcgatgggatgtgtgcttggacagcatgattcatcgggaaggatagagcatgccatttattacttaagcaagaagtttactagttgtgaagcaaattattcgatgttggagaaaacttgttgttctttggtttgggctgcacatcggcttagacaatacatgctttatcatacgacgtggttgatttccaggatggatcctatcaaatacatttttgagaaaccttctctttcagggaggatagctaaatggcagatgttgttatcagaatatgatattttgtatgttacacagaaggcaatcaaagggagtgcaatagcagattatttggcagatggagcaattgatgatactcagtctatggatttgaagtttccagatattgatgtcatgactgtgtcgatagaaggggggaatcagaaggatttggcaaaatggactatgttgttcgatggggcttctaatatcatgggatgtggaattggtgcagtgttaatatcacctgatgagaatattatcccgtttacagctaagttgtatttcgaatgtactaacaatgtggctgagtatgaagcatgtacgatgggaattcaagctgctatcgatatgaggattaggaggctacaggtctatggtgactcacagttggtgattaggcaattgaatgatgagtgggaaactaaagatgacaagctcattccgtattaccaacatatcaaaaagttagtcaagttttttgattggattgagtttgatcatatccacagggaagaaaatcaaatagcagatgctttggcaactttggcggcaatgtttgatgtagacccaaaaggggaagtgcaactaattaaaattgagaaacgagaaattcgaggttactgttcaaatttagagggagagcctgatggtaaaccgtggtatcatgatattcaacagtacattgaaaagaaagcatatccatcaggggcatcagagaatgataagtgtaccatcaggagactggcaggatctttcttcttgagtggaaatgttctttataaaaggaatgatggaatAGTTTTCTTACGTTGTGTTGATGTCgctgaggctaaacaaataatggaggaaattcatgaaggaatatgtgggactcattccaatggatatgcaatggcacggaagattattcgtgcagggtattattggttaaccatggagagggactgtataagttatgcaaacagatgccacaaatgtcagatttatgcagacagaacacatgttccagttaatccattgcatgtgttgacatcaccatggcctttttcaatgtggggattagatgtcattggtccaattgagccaaaggcttctaatgggcatcgtttcattttggttgccattgattattttaccaaatgggtagaagctgcttcatattctaatgtgacgagtagcgtggttgttcggtttttgagaaaagaaattgtttgtcgatatggagtcccagaaagaattattactgataatggcacgaatttcaatagcaaaatggtgaaggatttttgtgaccagttcaaaatttatcaccataattcgactccttaccgtccgaagatgaatggggctgtcgaagcggcgaataagaatatcaagaagatcattgggaagatgacagagaattacaaagattggcatgagaagattccttttgctctatatggttatcggacatcaatacagACATCTACTGGGGAgacgcctttctccttggtgtatggtatggaagcggttttgcctatcgaaatggagattccatcccttcgagtagttctggaggcgggtttggaagaatcagaatggactcgaatgcgttatgagcagttgaatttgattgaagaacgaaggctaggagcaatttgtaaagggcaattgtatcaaagaagattgatgaaagcacataataagaaagttcgacctcacagtttcagggaaggagatttagtgctgaagatgatcttgccgcctcaaaaggatcaccgtgGGAAGTGGACCCCGaactatgagggaccatatgtggtgaagaaagcctttgaaggaggggcattgattttgacaagaatggatggagaagaattgcctaatccggtgaatgcagatgccatcaaaaag